From a single Micromonospora carbonacea genomic region:
- a CDS encoding SDR family oxidoreductase, giving the protein MIGAGRRIDARGRAVVVTGASSGLGREAALHLERAGFRVFAGVRDRAAADDLAAATTAGRLTPLRLDVTRADQIRGAVDEVARQVGAGGLWGLVNNAGISLPGPLECLPPEQLRRQLDTNVVGQVAVIQGFLPLLRTGRGRIVNVTSGLGRVALPYLGAYAAAQFAKEAVSDSLRRELRPFGIAVSVVQPGAIQTPIWDKVAHAGTETMAQAAGRAGDLYAEPFGRFLARLAAQARRSGTTPADFARAVARALTAARPRTRYPVGGDVRLGSLAARLLPDTLLDRNFAPLVRARPDRRPLTGEPRPAPGDQGPAAGEPRPASLAPTSSED; this is encoded by the coding sequence ATGATCGGGGCCGGACGGCGCATCGACGCACGGGGCCGGGCGGTGGTGGTCACGGGGGCCTCGTCGGGGCTCGGCCGCGAGGCCGCGCTCCACCTGGAACGGGCCGGCTTCCGGGTCTTCGCCGGGGTGCGTGACCGGGCCGCCGCCGACGACCTGGCCGCCGCCACCACGGCCGGGCGGCTCACCCCGCTCCGCCTCGACGTCACCCGGGCCGACCAGATCCGGGGCGCCGTCGACGAGGTGGCCCGGCAGGTCGGGGCCGGCGGCCTCTGGGGGCTGGTCAACAACGCGGGGATCAGCCTGCCCGGCCCGCTGGAGTGCCTGCCGCCGGAGCAACTGCGGCGGCAACTCGACACCAACGTGGTCGGCCAGGTCGCCGTGATCCAGGGCTTCCTGCCGCTGTTGCGTACCGGCCGGGGCCGGATCGTGAACGTCACCTCCGGCCTGGGCCGGGTCGCCCTGCCCTACCTCGGCGCGTACGCGGCGGCCCAGTTCGCCAAGGAGGCGGTCAGCGACAGCCTGCGGCGTGAGCTGCGGCCGTTCGGGATCGCGGTGTCGGTGGTCCAGCCGGGGGCGATCCAGACGCCGATCTGGGACAAGGTCGCCCATGCCGGCACGGAGACGATGGCCCAGGCGGCGGGGCGGGCCGGCGACCTGTACGCGGAGCCGTTCGGCCGCTTCCTCGCCCGGCTGGCCGCGCAGGCCCGGCGCAGCGGGACCACCCCGGCGGACTTCGCGCGGGCGGTCGCCCGGGCGCTGACCGCCGCGCGGCCGAGGACCCGGTACCCGGTCGGCGGCGACGTGCGGCTGGGCAGCCTGGCGGCCCGCCTGCTGCCCGACACCCTGCTCGACCGCAACTTCGCCCCGCTCGTGCGGGCCCGCCCCGACCGGCGGCCCCTGACCGGGGAGCCGCGCCCCGCGCCCGGTGACCAGGGCCCCGCAGCCGGGGAACCGCGCCCCGCGTCCCTCGCCCCGACCAGCAGTGAGGACTGA
- a CDS encoding dolichyl-phosphate-mannose--protein mannosyltransferase has translation MTSASTAQSASAGRAGSEHAGSTGDATEESGPPPTPDGGGGVPAIVRRRLATIDARLDVNSWIATAVVVAIAAILRLVGLSYPKGKIFDEIYYARDGWGLVDKGVEWNYKDNGPSYVVHPPLGKWLIGLGEWAFGYSDAEHNISVPGHLMTTAPEFGWRFGAALAGIVSVLLLVRIGRRLFRSTTLGCAAGLLLALDGFHLVLSRTALLDIFLLLFVLAAFGALVLDRDARRRRWSRALDAGLDPTAPGRAGRPAGGWRNWPWWRLAAGVLLGLACAVKWSALYFLPAFALLALLWEVGVRRSAGVRRPWRDALLDELPWLVLAGVLMVVAYVATWSGWLLTDDGYYRLAARYPNVPGLSDTPIIGALNNLWEYHKAAYGFHKQLDDPHKYQSWPWQWLLLGRPVAFHWSGEGACGAPSCASEILLLGTPLLWWSFLPALFGAAWIGLARRDWRAGAILLCVAAGLLPWFWFAFDGRTMFSFYTAPALPFLVLAVVYVLGAIVTPATDGARAPATREAAAAGEDEVAERRLVGGVIVGAYVLLVAICFAYFYPIFVGKVLPYAEWSARMWLDGRWI, from the coding sequence GTGACGAGTGCGTCGACAGCGCAGAGCGCGAGCGCGGGCCGGGCGGGATCGGAGCACGCCGGGTCCACCGGCGACGCGACCGAGGAGTCCGGGCCGCCCCCCACCCCCGACGGCGGCGGGGGCGTCCCCGCGATCGTGCGGCGGCGGCTCGCCACCATCGACGCCCGACTCGACGTCAACTCGTGGATCGCCACCGCCGTCGTGGTGGCGATCGCCGCGATCCTGCGCCTGGTCGGCCTCAGCTACCCCAAGGGCAAGATCTTCGACGAGATCTACTACGCCCGCGACGGCTGGGGGCTCGTCGACAAGGGCGTCGAGTGGAACTACAAGGACAACGGCCCGTCGTACGTGGTGCACCCGCCGCTGGGCAAGTGGCTCATCGGCCTGGGCGAGTGGGCGTTCGGCTACTCCGACGCCGAGCACAACATCTCCGTGCCCGGGCACCTGATGACGACCGCTCCGGAGTTCGGCTGGCGCTTCGGCGCGGCGCTGGCCGGGATCGTGTCGGTGCTGCTGCTGGTGCGCATCGGCCGCCGGCTGTTCCGCTCCACCACGCTCGGCTGCGCCGCCGGCCTGCTGCTCGCCCTCGACGGCTTCCACCTGGTGCTGTCCCGCACCGCCCTGCTCGACATCTTCCTGCTGCTGTTCGTGCTGGCCGCGTTCGGGGCGCTGGTCCTCGACCGGGACGCCCGGCGTCGCCGGTGGAGCCGGGCGCTGGACGCCGGCCTCGACCCCACCGCGCCCGGCCGCGCCGGCCGGCCCGCCGGCGGCTGGCGGAACTGGCCGTGGTGGCGGCTGGCCGCCGGGGTGCTGCTCGGCCTCGCCTGCGCGGTCAAGTGGAGCGCCCTCTACTTCCTGCCGGCCTTCGCGTTGCTGGCCCTGCTGTGGGAGGTCGGCGTCCGCCGCTCCGCGGGGGTGCGCCGGCCGTGGCGCGACGCGCTCCTCGACGAGCTGCCCTGGCTGGTGCTGGCCGGCGTCCTCATGGTCGTCGCCTACGTGGCGACCTGGTCGGGCTGGCTGCTGACCGACGACGGCTACTACCGCCTGGCCGCCCGGTACCCGAACGTGCCGGGCCTGAGCGACACCCCGATCATCGGGGCGCTGAACAACCTGTGGGAATACCACAAGGCGGCGTACGGCTTCCACAAGCAGCTCGACGACCCGCACAAATACCAGTCCTGGCCCTGGCAGTGGCTGCTGCTGGGCCGGCCGGTCGCCTTCCACTGGTCGGGCGAGGGGGCCTGCGGCGCGCCGAGCTGCGCCTCGGAGATCCTGCTGCTGGGCACGCCGCTGCTGTGGTGGTCGTTCCTGCCCGCCCTGTTCGGCGCGGCCTGGATCGGCCTCGCGCGGCGGGACTGGCGGGCCGGGGCGATCCTGCTCTGCGTGGCCGCCGGGCTGCTGCCCTGGTTCTGGTTCGCCTTCGACGGCCGGACGATGTTCTCCTTCTACACCGCGCCGGCCCTGCCGTTCCTGGTCCTCGCGGTCGTCTACGTGCTGGGCGCGATCGTCACCCCGGCCACCGACGGGGCGCGGGCCCCGGCCACCAGGGAGGCGGCCGCCGCCGGCGAGGACGAGGTGGCGGAGCGCCGGCTCGTGGGCGGCGTCATCGTGGGCGCGTACGTGCTGCTGGTGGCGATCTGCTTCGCGTACTTCTATCCGATCTTCGTGGGCAAGGTGCTGCCGTACGCGGAGTGGTCGGCCCGGATGTGGTTGGACGGCCGCTGGATCTGA
- a CDS encoding DUF4352 domain-containing protein, translating to MPPWPADPTAPPPLPPTTAQPPVSGAPYPPPPVSGAPYPPPVSGAPYQPTSGTPYQPTSGAPYPPPGGFTPPPTPDPTYQPGVEAAYPPPPGPAYPPPPGGAYPPGPGYAPGPGYPLGPPMGAKKSSKKPIVIIVVVAVVLALLCCVGGIVALIASANEAAKEAERQFPAPPRVTTAPSGLPSAGPTSSSSSDPADGETFNMKAGETLIINDEDGTLEITVLRFRTSTKGCKSYSPDPDKGLYLIADVTATVKKGNMSINPFYFQWVAEDGTTANGIAGALAGCGDLLDSGVNLREGSKRTGSVTFDVANKNGALEYRHKLETAGSWKP from the coding sequence GTGCCCCCGTGGCCGGCCGATCCGACCGCCCCGCCGCCCCTGCCGCCGACCACCGCCCAGCCACCGGTCTCGGGCGCGCCGTACCCGCCGCCGCCGGTCTCGGGCGCGCCCTATCCGCCGCCGGTGTCCGGCGCGCCGTACCAGCCGACGTCGGGTACCCCGTACCAGCCGACGTCCGGTGCGCCGTACCCGCCGCCGGGTGGGTTCACGCCGCCGCCCACCCCCGACCCGACGTACCAGCCGGGCGTGGAGGCGGCCTACCCGCCGCCGCCGGGTCCGGCCTACCCGCCGCCGCCCGGCGGGGCGTACCCGCCCGGCCCGGGCTACGCGCCGGGCCCGGGTTACCCGCTCGGCCCGCCGATGGGGGCCAAGAAGAGCAGCAAGAAGCCGATCGTCATCATCGTGGTCGTCGCGGTGGTGCTCGCGCTGCTCTGCTGCGTCGGCGGCATCGTGGCGCTGATCGCCTCGGCCAACGAGGCGGCGAAGGAGGCCGAGCGGCAGTTCCCGGCCCCGCCCCGGGTCACCACCGCGCCGAGCGGCCTGCCGAGCGCCGGCCCGACCTCCTCGTCGTCGTCCGACCCGGCCGACGGGGAGACCTTCAACATGAAGGCCGGCGAGACCCTGATCATCAACGACGAGGACGGCACCCTGGAGATCACGGTGCTGCGGTTCCGCACCTCGACGAAGGGCTGCAAGTCGTACTCGCCCGACCCCGACAAGGGGCTCTACCTGATCGCGGACGTCACCGCGACGGTGAAGAAGGGCAACATGTCGATCAACCCGTTCTACTTCCAGTGGGTAGCCGAGGACGGCACCACCGCGAACGGGATCGCCGGCGCGCTGGCCGGCTGCGGCGACCTGCTCGACTCCGGGGTCAACCTGCGGGAGGGCAGCAAGCGCACGGGCAGCGTCACCTTCGACGTGGCGAACAAGAACGGCGCGCTGGAATACCGGCACAAGCTGGAGACCGCCGGCTCCTGGAAGCCGTAG
- a CDS encoding phthiocerol/phthiodiolone dimycocerosyl transferase family protein encodes MSAACEAHRELSPLERWYWIADQVSPLNVIARVRVRGHLPTELLRAALDELQARHPLLRVAIATRPDGRRPRFVPTDRPIPLRRVAPADPASPAVPDAANPVDPAGPADSAGPGDPDAGWLREVDERELADRVDWRTGPLCRAVVLTAGAAAPTARRGQPAPAGPGPAAGDTHDLILTLPHCVADGTTALSLLRQWIEHADRLAARDPAGTEGRTPGGVAPQREPALPPAERMFPRRFRGVTGALRLGGQLLRDLYAVRRHRPARVTPSRFVPFTERRSRLLHRTLTAEQVAALAEACRREQTTVHGALAAAMVLAVAAETPPPAPGHVAIGSPVDFRAALTPPVPERAVGAYVATVPSFVSCRPGASLWEVARSISGDLAGRRQRGSHFAMVDLVRLSCPPSVAASGRFVELTERTGPVNLCLSNLGRYDFPDRIGAWRLAGAQFVAGLSVCGYFVATANTSHGELAWNFVHVAEAVPDARAARLVAACVDAVLAEIDGEPTDGGHVQPARADVAAVPAGTDGRAGT; translated from the coding sequence GTGAGCGCCGCGTGCGAGGCCCACCGGGAGCTCAGCCCGCTGGAGCGCTGGTACTGGATCGCCGACCAGGTCTCCCCGCTCAACGTCATCGCCCGGGTCCGGGTGCGCGGGCACCTGCCGACGGAGCTGCTGCGGGCGGCGCTGGACGAGCTCCAGGCCCGCCACCCGCTGCTGCGGGTGGCCATCGCGACCCGGCCGGACGGCCGGCGACCCCGGTTCGTGCCGACGGACCGGCCGATCCCCCTGCGCCGGGTCGCCCCCGCCGATCCCGCCAGCCCTGCCGTGCCCGATGCCGCCAACCCCGTTGATCCCGCCGGGCCGGCTGATTCGGCCGGGCCCGGCGACCCCGACGCCGGCTGGCTGCGCGAGGTCGACGAGCGGGAACTGGCCGACCGGGTCGACTGGCGGACCGGCCCGCTCTGCCGGGCGGTCGTGCTGACCGCCGGCGCGGCCGCGCCGACGGCGCGGCGCGGGCAGCCCGCGCCCGCCGGCCCCGGGCCCGCCGCCGGGGACACACACGACCTGATCCTGACCCTGCCGCACTGCGTGGCCGACGGCACGACCGCGCTGTCGCTGCTGCGCCAGTGGATCGAGCACGCCGACCGCCTGGCCGCCCGGGACCCGGCCGGCACGGAGGGCCGCACCCCCGGCGGTGTCGCCCCGCAGCGGGAGCCGGCGCTGCCACCGGCCGAGCGGATGTTCCCCCGCCGGTTCCGGGGCGTCACCGGCGCGCTGCGGCTCGGCGGGCAACTGCTGCGGGACCTGTACGCGGTGCGCCGGCACCGGCCGGCCCGGGTGACCCCGAGCCGGTTCGTGCCGTTCACCGAGCGCCGGAGCCGGCTGCTGCACCGGACGCTCACCGCCGAGCAGGTCGCCGCGCTGGCCGAAGCGTGCCGCCGGGAACAGACCACGGTGCACGGCGCGCTCGCCGCCGCCATGGTCCTCGCGGTGGCCGCCGAGACACCCCCGCCCGCCCCGGGGCACGTGGCGATCGGCTCCCCGGTGGACTTCCGGGCCGCGCTGACGCCCCCCGTGCCCGAACGGGCCGTCGGCGCGTACGTCGCGACCGTCCCCTCGTTCGTGTCCTGTCGGCCGGGCGCGTCGCTGTGGGAGGTGGCCCGGTCGATCAGCGGGGACCTCGCGGGCCGTCGCCAGCGGGGCAGCCACTTCGCCATGGTCGACCTCGTCCGCCTCTCCTGCCCGCCGTCGGTCGCGGCCAGCGGCCGGTTCGTGGAGCTGACCGAGCGGACCGGGCCGGTGAACCTCTGCCTGTCCAACCTCGGCCGGTACGACTTCCCGGACCGGATCGGGGCCTGGCGGCTCGCCGGGGCGCAGTTCGTCGCGGGGCTCTCGGTCTGCGGCTACTTCGTCGCCACGGCGAACACCAGCCACGGCGAGCTGGCCTGGAACTTCGTCCACGTGGCGGAGGCGGTCCCGGACGCCAGGGCGGCCCGCCTCGTCGCCGCCTGCGTCGACGCCGTGCTGGCCGAGATCGATGGGGAGCCGACGGACGGCGGGCACGTCCAGCCGGCGAGGGCCGATGTCGCGGCGGTGCCGGCCGGGACCGACGGAAGGGCGGGAACATGA
- a CDS encoding peptidase — protein sequence MRTPLIRSSAALVAAAALTLPAAPALAAPTPSPGAATVTKAGTSFLTATSITAGQPVRVGASTSDYLYWSFPASAGQIHDIAATVTFPKGRTGDSTWTVEVFDGLRRRQACTAGAQTPTAGASATSVALGCTLRRVRSWAEPWSADPLPGTYFVRLSVVELPEPDLGLPVDVDLLVAEVGDGDAPADDGELKAPLVPNTKAGTVLTGDPAAAPADEEDDGSLLTGWLPDLSSRWVWTAVGGVLAAVAGVVGFALTRRPRRP from the coding sequence ATGCGTACCCCGTTGATCCGGTCCTCGGCGGCGCTGGTCGCCGCCGCCGCGCTGACGCTCCCGGCCGCCCCCGCGCTGGCCGCGCCCACCCCCTCGCCCGGTGCCGCCACGGTCACCAAGGCCGGCACCTCGTTCCTGACCGCCACGTCGATCACCGCCGGCCAGCCGGTCCGGGTCGGCGCGTCCACCAGCGACTACCTCTACTGGTCGTTCCCGGCCAGCGCCGGGCAGATCCACGACATCGCGGCGACGGTCACCTTCCCGAAGGGCCGCACCGGCGACTCCACCTGGACGGTCGAGGTCTTCGACGGCCTGCGCCGCCGCCAGGCGTGCACGGCGGGGGCGCAGACCCCGACGGCCGGGGCGTCGGCGACGAGCGTGGCGCTGGGCTGCACCCTGCGCCGGGTCCGGTCGTGGGCCGAGCCGTGGTCGGCCGACCCGCTGCCCGGCACGTACTTCGTGCGGCTCTCCGTCGTGGAGCTGCCGGAGCCGGACCTCGGCCTGCCGGTCGACGTGGACCTGCTGGTCGCCGAGGTCGGCGACGGCGACGCCCCCGCCGACGACGGGGAGCTGAAGGCCCCGCTGGTGCCCAACACGAAGGCCGGGACGGTGCTGACCGGGGACCCGGCGGCGGCCCCGGCCGACGAGGAGGACGACGGGAGCCTCCTCACCGGCTGGCTGCCGGACCTGTCGTCGCGGTGGGTCTGGACCGCGGTCGGCGGGGTGCTCGCGGCGGTGGCCGGCGTCGTCGGCTTCGCGCTGACCCGCCGCCCCCGCCGGCCCTGA
- a CDS encoding VWA domain-containing protein — MINKRRWTTVFRGLLAATVLVGPAVALGGPAPARADEENPVVEPPRVELVLDVSGSMRARDIDGRSRISVAQQAFNEVVDALPEETQLGIRVLGATYKGKDKQVGCQDTQQIVPVGRVDRAQAKAAVATLRPTGFTPVGLALRSAAADLGTGATARRIVLITDGEDTCAPPDPCEVARELAAQGTKLVVDTLGLAPDEKVRRQLLCIAGATGGTYTAAQSADELTGRIKQLVDRARDTYTAAPTVVGGSARCPDAPLLAPGVYTDREQFSEHRWYRVPVRPGQELRASVSIALDRPVNPDHAVLLRATAPDGRELVRGVDAGSGRTDVVSAGLRWSAAADDDVDADADGDGDGDGETPGPAAGDAAPTTVCLVVSNAFAPRPGTRAAPGMPIELTVDVVASSPDPGGPDLGRGWVLLLLLTLAGLVTGLVAGLLTRWWVATWREN; from the coding sequence GTGATCAACAAGAGACGATGGACAACCGTCTTCCGCGGACTGCTGGCGGCAACCGTCCTGGTCGGTCCGGCGGTCGCGCTGGGTGGTCCCGCACCGGCGCGGGCCGACGAGGAGAACCCCGTCGTCGAGCCGCCCCGGGTCGAGCTGGTGCTCGACGTCAGCGGCTCGATGCGGGCCCGGGACATCGACGGGCGCAGCCGGATCTCGGTGGCGCAGCAGGCGTTCAACGAGGTCGTGGACGCGCTGCCCGAGGAGACCCAGCTCGGCATCCGGGTGCTCGGGGCCACCTACAAGGGCAAGGACAAGCAGGTGGGGTGCCAGGACACCCAGCAGATCGTGCCGGTCGGCCGGGTGGACCGGGCCCAGGCCAAGGCGGCCGTGGCCACCCTCCGGCCCACCGGGTTCACCCCGGTCGGGCTGGCGCTCCGCTCGGCCGCCGCCGACCTCGGCACCGGCGCCACCGCCCGCCGGATCGTGCTGATCACCGACGGCGAGGACACCTGCGCCCCGCCGGACCCGTGCGAGGTGGCCCGCGAGCTGGCCGCCCAGGGCACCAAGCTGGTGGTGGACACCCTCGGGCTCGCCCCCGACGAGAAGGTGCGCAGGCAGCTGCTCTGCATCGCCGGCGCCACCGGCGGGACGTACACGGCCGCGCAGAGCGCGGACGAGCTGACCGGCCGGATCAAGCAACTGGTGGACCGGGCCCGGGACACGTACACCGCCGCGCCGACCGTGGTGGGCGGCTCCGCCCGGTGCCCGGACGCGCCGCTGCTCGCCCCCGGCGTCTACACCGACCGGGAGCAGTTCTCCGAGCACCGCTGGTACCGGGTCCCGGTGCGCCCGGGTCAGGAGCTGCGGGCCTCGGTGAGCATCGCGCTGGACCGCCCGGTGAACCCCGACCACGCGGTGCTGCTGCGCGCGACCGCCCCCGACGGCCGGGAGCTGGTGCGGGGCGTGGACGCCGGCAGCGGTCGCACCGACGTGGTCTCCGCCGGCCTGCGCTGGTCGGCCGCCGCCGACGACGACGTGGACGCCGACGCCGACGGCGACGGCGACGGGGACGGGGAGACGCCGGGTCCGGCGGCCGGCGACGCCGCCCCGACCACCGTCTGCCTGGTGGTCAGCAACGCGTTCGCGCCGCGCCCCGGCACCCGGGCCGCCCCGGGGATGCCGATCGAGCTGACCGTCGACGTGGTCGCCTCGTCGCCGGACCCGGGCGGGCCGGACCTGGGCCGGGGCTGGGTGCTGTTGCTGCTGCTGACCCTGGCCGGCCTGGTCACCGGGCTCGTCGCCGGGCTGCTCACCCGCTGGTGGGTCGCCACCTGGAGGGAGAACTGA
- a CDS encoding 4'-phosphopantetheinyl transferase family protein: MRDLLPPEVAVAVAGGDDWDGELLPAERACLSERAVERRRRDFTAGRVCARRALAGLGVPAVAVPAAPDRAPVWPPGVVGTITHTPGYCAAAVARADEIRSVGMDAELRDRELNPGVRRLVGLPEEWADCARLPATAPWAAVLFSAKETIYKVWHPVVGTWLGFHDARVELDPDSGLFTARISPARLDAAPVPDPPATVTGRFAVDADVVRTAAILLPR, encoded by the coding sequence ATGCGTGACCTGCTGCCGCCCGAGGTCGCGGTGGCCGTCGCCGGTGGGGACGACTGGGACGGCGAGCTGCTGCCCGCCGAGCGGGCCTGCCTGAGCGAGCGGGCGGTCGAGCGCCGACGGCGCGACTTCACCGCCGGCCGGGTCTGCGCCCGGCGGGCGCTCGCCGGCCTCGGCGTCCCGGCCGTCGCGGTGCCCGCCGCGCCGGACCGCGCCCCGGTCTGGCCGCCCGGGGTGGTCGGGACCATCACCCACACGCCGGGCTACTGCGCCGCCGCCGTGGCCCGCGCCGACGAGATCCGGTCGGTCGGCATGGACGCGGAGCTGCGGGACCGGGAGCTCAACCCGGGGGTACGCCGGCTGGTCGGCCTGCCCGAGGAGTGGGCCGACTGCGCCCGGCTCCCCGCCACCGCGCCCTGGGCGGCCGTGTTGTTCAGCGCCAAGGAGACCATCTACAAGGTGTGGCACCCGGTCGTCGGCACGTGGCTGGGCTTCCACGACGCCCGCGTCGAGCTGGACCCGGACTCCGGCCTGTTCACGGCCCGGATCTCCCCCGCCCGGCTGGACGCGGCCCCGGTGCCCGATCCGCCCGCGACGGTCACCGGGCGGTTCGCGGTCGACGCCGACGTGGTCCGTACCGCGGCCATCCTGTTACCCCGCTGA
- a CDS encoding FAD-dependent monooxygenase, whose protein sequence is MIAPAGSGGPARGEGPVQAAGSGRRRPKAIVIGAGIGGLAAASALRRVGVDVEIHEQAPELRAAGSALSLTANARVALRCLGIDLDVERRGQVYPELHFRTATGRPIRTVRFAHLGDRVGAQNVAIHRAELHQALLTEAGDPPIRLGSAARRFHRHRGGIRVEFADGTSADGDLLIGADGFGSAVRRQLVGPERPREPGYVCWLATVAYRHHLVRDGYAAHYWGRGQRFGLVHLGGDHVYWWGTRNMPPEAARDWRGGRDEILRAYAGWADEVVATVAATADAAVISVPARDRPALRRWGDGAVTLLGDAAHPMLPSLGQGAAMAVEDAVVLARCLAGATDLPGALRRYEAARRDRTRRMIRQAHSLSRIEQLASPAGDLARRAYLRWLPTRLVDRRNLADLTFPDVLPAAGR, encoded by the coding sequence ATGATCGCCCCCGCCGGCTCCGGCGGCCCCGCCCGCGGCGAGGGTCCGGTGCAGGCCGCCGGTTCGGGCCGCCGCCGGCCGAAGGCGATCGTCATCGGGGCCGGCATCGGCGGCCTCGCGGCGGCGAGCGCGTTGCGCCGCGTCGGGGTCGACGTGGAGATCCACGAGCAGGCCCCGGAACTCCGGGCGGCCGGCTCGGCGCTCTCCCTGACCGCCAACGCCCGCGTCGCGCTGCGCTGCCTCGGCATCGACCTCGACGTCGAGCGGCGCGGCCAGGTCTACCCGGAGCTGCACTTCCGCACCGCGACCGGGCGGCCGATCAGGACGGTCCGGTTCGCGCACCTCGGCGACCGGGTCGGCGCGCAGAACGTCGCCATCCACCGCGCCGAACTGCACCAGGCCCTGCTCACCGAGGCCGGGGACCCGCCGATCCGGCTCGGGTCCGCCGCCCGCCGGTTCCACCGCCACCGCGGCGGCATCCGGGTCGAGTTCGCCGACGGCACCAGCGCCGACGGCGACCTGCTGATCGGCGCGGACGGCTTCGGATCGGCGGTACGCCGGCAGCTCGTTGGCCCCGAGCGGCCCCGGGAACCCGGGTACGTGTGCTGGCTGGCGACCGTCGCGTACCGGCACCACCTGGTCCGCGACGGCTACGCCGCCCACTACTGGGGGCGGGGCCAGCGGTTCGGGCTGGTGCACCTCGGCGGCGACCACGTCTACTGGTGGGGCACCCGCAACATGCCGCCGGAGGCGGCCCGCGACTGGCGTGGCGGCCGGGACGAGATCCTCCGCGCGTACGCGGGCTGGGCCGACGAGGTGGTCGCCACCGTGGCCGCCACCGCCGACGCGGCGGTCATCAGCGTCCCCGCCCGGGACCGCCCCGCCCTGCGCCGCTGGGGTGACGGCGCGGTGACCCTGCTCGGCGACGCGGCGCACCCGATGCTGCCGAGCCTCGGCCAGGGCGCGGCGATGGCGGTCGAGGACGCGGTGGTGCTGGCGCGGTGCCTGGCCGGGGCCACCGACCTGCCGGGCGCGTTGCGCCGCTACGAGGCGGCCCGCCGCGACCGGACCCGGCGGATGATCCGCCAGGCGCACTCGCTGAGCCGGATCGAGCAGCTCGCCAGCCCCGCCGGGGACCTGGCCCGCCGCGCGTACCTGCGGTGGCTGCCCACGCGCCTGGTCGACCGCCGCAACCTGGCGGACCTGACCTTCCCCGACGTCCTGCCGGCGGCCGGGCGGTGA
- a CDS encoding nuclear transport factor 2 family protein, with the protein MDADQQARTQAQALFARNLELISEGRITEWVELFDPEGVLEFPYPLPGIPARFTGHRELYEHMKDFPKQFDVRFSGLTFHETTDPELVVAEFVGDGRGVVTGRPFHQVYISVVRFRDGRIVHFRDFWNPLATIRAGLTIGHAWRGLVDLLRPAARRRPKGPGPGRG; encoded by the coding sequence ATGGACGCCGACCAGCAGGCCCGGACCCAGGCCCAGGCCCTGTTCGCCCGCAATCTGGAGTTGATCTCCGAGGGCCGGATCACCGAGTGGGTGGAGCTGTTCGACCCCGAGGGGGTGCTGGAGTTTCCCTACCCCCTGCCGGGCATCCCCGCGCGGTTCACCGGCCACCGGGAGCTGTACGAGCACATGAAGGACTTCCCGAAGCAGTTCGACGTGCGCTTCTCCGGCCTGACCTTCCACGAGACCACCGACCCGGAGCTGGTGGTCGCCGAGTTCGTGGGTGACGGCCGGGGTGTCGTCACCGGTCGACCGTTCCACCAGGTCTACATCTCGGTGGTCCGGTTCCGGGACGGGCGGATCGTCCACTTCCGGGACTTCTGGAACCCCCTGGCGACCATCCGGGCCGGGCTGACGATCGGGCACGCCTGGCGTGGCCTGGTCGACCTGCTGCGGCCCGCCGCACGCCGCCGCCCGAAAGGGCCGGGCCCCGGTCGGGGGTGA